A single Pseudodesulfovibrio aespoeensis Aspo-2 DNA region contains:
- a CDS encoding ABC transporter ATP-binding protein: MSELRYVRPARVRPLPEGTAPVVRLKGLTKRFGKVAANDAITLDIYPGRIKALLGENGAGKSTLMSMLAGRYKPDSGTMEVDGVPVRFASSKDAIAAGIGMVYQHFMLVESMTVAENVLLGQEGTFFIDPDEMEARVAAMAETYGLDVDVSARICDLSMGERQLVEILKLLYRESRILIFDEPTAVLTPEETNRLFEALWRMTEQGKSVIFISHKLEEVIALADEIAILRRGRIEGELDPSAIESKADLASRMVGREVLLEVDRQPAEIGEPVLEVRGMTGLGLTDVNFEVHRGEIVAVVGVAGNGQKELVEAVTGLIKPPIDTVFIMGQPWRKFFAESTWNRSMCYIPEDRLGLATMRNQNLVDNLLLTTRMGFAKGMWLDKKRAERDTEALIEKYDIRPGRIHALAWQLSGGNLQKAVLARELYRQPRFIVAEQPTQGLDVSATEEVWRRLLDARAMAGVLLVTGDLNEALQLADRIAVMYRGRILGMLPTADEDTASRIGPLMAGVLD; this comes from the coding sequence ATGTCCGAGCTGCGATACGTCCGGCCCGCCCGCGTCAGGCCGCTGCCCGAAGGCACTGCCCCGGTGGTCCGGCTCAAGGGGCTGACCAAGCGGTTCGGCAAGGTGGCGGCCAACGACGCCATAACGCTGGACATTTACCCAGGCCGCATCAAGGCCCTGCTGGGCGAGAACGGGGCGGGCAAGTCCACGCTGATGAGCATGCTGGCTGGCCGCTACAAGCCCGACTCCGGGACCATGGAGGTGGACGGCGTGCCGGTCCGCTTCGCCTCGTCCAAGGACGCCATCGCCGCCGGGATCGGCATGGTCTACCAGCACTTCATGCTCGTCGAGTCCATGACCGTGGCCGAGAATGTCCTGCTCGGCCAGGAGGGGACATTTTTCATCGACCCCGACGAGATGGAGGCGCGGGTCGCGGCCATGGCCGAGACCTACGGCCTGGATGTGGACGTTTCGGCCCGCATCTGCGACCTGTCCATGGGCGAGCGGCAGCTGGTGGAGATCCTCAAGCTGCTCTACCGCGAAAGCCGCATCCTCATCTTTGACGAGCCCACGGCGGTGCTCACGCCCGAGGAGACCAACCGGCTCTTCGAGGCGCTGTGGCGTATGACCGAGCAGGGCAAATCCGTCATCTTCATCAGCCACAAACTGGAGGAGGTCATCGCCCTGGCCGACGAGATCGCCATCCTCCGGCGCGGCAGGATCGAGGGCGAGCTGGACCCCTCGGCCATCGAATCCAAGGCGGACCTCGCCTCGCGCATGGTGGGCAGGGAGGTGCTGCTGGAGGTGGACCGCCAGCCCGCCGAGATCGGCGAGCCGGTGCTGGAGGTCAGAGGCATGACCGGCCTTGGGCTGACCGACGTGAATTTCGAGGTGCACAGGGGCGAGATCGTGGCCGTGGTCGGCGTGGCGGGCAACGGGCAAAAAGAGCTGGTGGAGGCCGTCACCGGCCTGATCAAGCCGCCCATCGACACGGTTTTCATCATGGGCCAGCCCTGGCGCAAGTTTTTTGCCGAATCCACCTGGAACCGCTCCATGTGCTACATCCCCGAAGACAGGCTGGGCCTGGCCACCATGCGCAACCAGAACCTCGTGGACAACCTGCTGCTGACCACCCGGATGGGGTTTGCCAAGGGCATGTGGCTCGACAAGAAGCGCGCCGAGCGCGACACCGAGGCGCTGATTGAGAAGTACGACATCCGGCCCGGACGCATCCACGCCCTGGCCTGGCAGCTCTCGGGCGGCAACCTGCAAAAGGCCGTGCTGGCCCGCGAGCTCTACCGCCAGCCGCGCTTCATCGTGGCCGAGCAGCCCACCCAGGGGCTGGACGTGTCGGCCACCGAGGAGGTCTGGCGGCGTCTGCTCGACGCCCGGGCCATGGCCGGGGTGCTGCTGGTCACGGGCGACCTCAACGAGGCGTTGCAGCTGGCGGACCGGATCGCGGTCATGTACCGTGGCCGCATCCTCGGCATGCTGCCCACCGCCGACGAGGACACGGCCAGCCGCATCGGGCCGCTCATGGCCGGGGTGCTGGACTGA
- the dgt gene encoding dGTP triphosphohydrolase has translation MKNTFYNDFDIESIGRGQSRHDKGRTPFEQDRDRIIYSPAFRRLQSKTQVFLSGEFDFYRTRLTHSIEVSQIGRSIVNHLNRSSGELHDGFHIDQDLVESICLAHDIGHPSFGHAGEQVLNELMRDWGGFEGNAQNLRILADLFYRDKATWTGMKPTRAFLDGLLKYKTLFRDSAQKRHHFLYDFQKDILDFVSPDVSFASLFDSEDALNGFKSLECRIMDWADDIAYSVHDLDDAIRAGFISVKKIRNWTDGQGDALDAEEMRFLDDLCGAVMDDSFGAFLARRIGGFIHATTLVRRDNVLAGQTNRYCYDIEVNPVARRLCDLMQRLAVALVFRTPQVHQLEYKGGMILRKVFTVFEDEYVTKGEPSFRLLPEHYHLAILKHDGQGRRRMLCDYLSGMTDGFVIRTYKRLFDPGFGSIIDLI, from the coding sequence GTGAAGAACACCTTCTACAACGACTTTGACATCGAGAGCATCGGGCGCGGGCAGTCCCGGCACGACAAGGGTCGCACCCCGTTCGAGCAGGACCGTGACCGGATCATCTATTCGCCCGCCTTCCGCCGCCTCCAGTCCAAGACCCAGGTCTTCCTGTCCGGCGAGTTCGACTTCTACCGCACCCGGCTGACCCATTCCATCGAGGTCTCCCAGATTGGCCGCTCCATCGTCAATCATCTCAACCGGTCGTCCGGGGAGCTGCACGACGGGTTTCACATCGACCAGGATCTGGTGGAATCCATCTGCCTGGCCCATGATATCGGGCACCCCTCGTTCGGCCATGCGGGCGAGCAGGTGCTCAACGAGCTGATGCGCGACTGGGGCGGATTCGAGGGCAACGCCCAGAACCTGCGCATCCTCGCGGACCTCTTCTACCGCGACAAGGCCACCTGGACGGGCATGAAGCCTACCCGCGCCTTTCTCGACGGCCTGCTCAAGTACAAGACCCTGTTCCGGGATTCGGCACAGAAGCGCCATCACTTTCTGTACGATTTTCAGAAAGACATCCTTGATTTCGTCAGCCCGGATGTCTCGTTTGCCAGCCTGTTCGACTCCGAGGACGCGCTCAACGGCTTCAAGTCGCTGGAATGCCGGATCATGGACTGGGCCGACGACATCGCCTATTCGGTGCATGATCTCGACGACGCCATCCGGGCCGGGTTCATCTCGGTCAAGAAGATACGCAACTGGACGGACGGGCAGGGCGACGCCCTGGACGCCGAGGAAATGCGGTTTCTGGACGATCTGTGCGGGGCCGTGATGGACGATTCGTTCGGCGCGTTCCTGGCCCGGCGCATCGGCGGGTTCATCCACGCCACCACCCTGGTCCGGCGCGACAACGTGCTGGCCGGGCAGACCAACCGCTATTGCTACGACATTGAGGTGAACCCGGTGGCCCGGCGGTTGTGCGACCTGATGCAGCGGCTGGCCGTGGCCCTGGTCTTCCGCACGCCCCAGGTGCATCAGCTCGAATACAAGGGCGGCATGATCCTGCGCAAGGTGTTCACGGTCTTCGAGGACGAGTACGTGACCAAGGGCGAGCCGTCATTCCGGCTGCTGCCCGAACACTACCACCTCGCCATCCTCAAGCACGATGGGCAGGGACGGCGGCGCATGCTCTGCGATTACCTGTCGGGCATGACCGACGGGTTCGTCATCCGCACCTACAAGCGGCTCTTCGACCCCGGCTTCGGCTCCATCATCGATCTCATCTGA
- a CDS encoding YgdI/YgdR family lipoprotein codes for MKRFITTLLVLLMLIVLAACGSRNYQVTTKTGETFHTQGAPEYDMKSETYKFTDEKGEEVILKRADVDVIQEQKE; via the coding sequence ATGAAACGCTTTATCACGACCCTGCTTGTACTGCTCATGCTGATTGTGCTGGCCGCCTGCGGCAGCAGGAACTATCAGGTCACGACTAAGACGGGCGAGACCTTCCACACCCAGGGCGCACCCGAATACGACATGAAGAGCGAGACCTACAAGTTCACGGACGAAAAGGGCGAGGAGGTCATCCTCAAACGGGCCGATGTGGACGTCATCCAGGAACAGAAGGAGTAA
- a CDS encoding amidohydrolase family protein encodes MYIDIHMHAFHPKISGKVLAQLEDHYAITPVGTGLVDDLLARIERAHLDTAVVLTAATTPAQVIPANNWSLSIKRDHPQLIPFGTVHPGFDAMEQELDRLEANGIKGLKFHPDFQGFRLDDPALYDVMEMVGDRFVCLFHVGDALPPEENPSCPRKLAQLRKVFPAPVMIAAHMGGYLHWEYALEHLAATDVLVDSSSTLDFVDDPMLLRLYRAFGSRRILFGSDYPLFDPGTELERLQRRLNLSSGELEAILSNAGDILARHPVFARPKEREQAKSC; translated from the coding sequence ATGTACATCGACATCCACATGCACGCCTTTCATCCCAAGATATCCGGCAAGGTGCTGGCCCAGCTTGAAGACCACTACGCCATCACCCCTGTGGGCACCGGGCTGGTGGACGACCTGCTGGCGCGGATAGAGCGGGCGCATCTCGACACGGCGGTGGTCCTGACCGCGGCCACCACCCCGGCCCAGGTCATTCCGGCCAACAACTGGTCCCTGTCCATCAAGCGCGACCACCCGCAGCTCATCCCGTTCGGCACCGTCCACCCCGGCTTCGACGCCATGGAGCAGGAGCTGGACAGATTGGAGGCCAACGGCATCAAGGGATTGAAATTTCATCCCGACTTCCAGGGATTCAGGCTGGACGACCCGGCCCTCTACGATGTCATGGAGATGGTCGGCGACCGCTTTGTCTGCCTCTTTCACGTGGGCGACGCCCTGCCCCCTGAAGAAAATCCCTCCTGCCCGCGCAAGCTGGCCCAGCTGCGCAAGGTCTTTCCGGCCCCGGTCATGATCGCGGCCCACATGGGCGGCTATCTGCACTGGGAATACGCCCTGGAGCATCTGGCGGCCACCGACGTGCTGGTGGACTCGTCGAGCACCCTCGACTTTGTGGACGACCCGATGCTGCTGCGGCTCTACCGCGCCTTTGGCAGCCGCCGCATCCTCTTTGGCAGCGACTACCCGCTCTTTGATCCAGGGACCGAGCTTGAACGGCTGCAACGCCGGCTCAACCTCTCGTCCGGCGAGCTGGAGGCCATCCTGAGCAACGCGGGGGATATCCTCGCCCGACATCCCGTGTTTGCGCGGCCAAAAGAACGGGAACAGGCAAAAAGCTGTTGA
- a CDS encoding acyl-CoA thioesterase: MTVAPQFPASSSWYRHFVSYGETDTMGVLYYAEYLHIFERSRSFFIREHGMSYAEVEQRGIILPVREAQCRYRVPVRFDDEILVHVGITQWRRASMTFSYEVMNHDRTVLHATGMTEHAAVDATGKPVRVPGWLRELFD, translated from the coding sequence ATGACCGTTGCCCCGCAGTTTCCGGCCTCGTCCTCCTGGTACCGCCACTTTGTCTCCTATGGCGAGACAGACACCATGGGCGTGCTCTACTACGCGGAATACCTGCACATCTTCGAACGATCCCGGAGCTTCTTCATCCGCGAGCACGGCATGAGTTACGCCGAGGTGGAGCAACGCGGCATCATCCTGCCCGTGCGCGAGGCCCAGTGCCGCTACCGCGTCCCGGTCCGCTTCGACGACGAGATACTGGTCCATGTCGGCATCACCCAGTGGAGGCGTGCGTCCATGACCTTCAGCTACGAGGTCATGAACCACGACAGGACCGTGCTCCACGCCACGGGCATGACCGAGCACGCCGCCGTGGACGCCACGGGCAAGCCCGTGCGCGTGCCCGGTTGGCTCCGGGAATTGTTCGACTGA
- a CDS encoding cofactor-independent phosphoglycerate mutase — translation MKLLYLVADGMGGWPLKELGGKTTMEAAHTPHMDELARTGMVGRARTVPQGMAPGSDVANMSLLGFDPASHHTGRGPIEAAAQGLVLDPDDLVWRLNLVTVTSLDIDGIMRDYSSAHIATEVSRPIIETLQQKLGNETYVFYPGVQYRHLLVQKGGALTDDAGLLINPPHDITDKSIKYDLRALSRSAPLWDLVFEAADLLADRTVNTSAANSVWPWGQGRPLMLPDFGDTFGLRGAVISAVDLIKGLGNASGMRVLDIEGATGLLDTNYQGKVDAALDFLKDHDFAFVHLEGPDECGHGGNAADKVEAISRFDARVVAPLRAALKGQDVGFIITCDHFTPIVERTHTTDPVPFIIHGPGCPASGVDGFSEATADSTGLLLDKGFELLPFAMKTLGIGQ, via the coding sequence ATGAAACTTCTCTATCTCGTTGCCGACGGCATGGGTGGCTGGCCGCTCAAGGAACTGGGCGGCAAGACCACCATGGAGGCGGCGCACACGCCGCATATGGACGAACTGGCCAGGACCGGCATGGTGGGTCGCGCCCGGACCGTGCCCCAAGGCATGGCCCCAGGCTCGGACGTGGCCAACATGTCCCTGCTCGGATTCGATCCGGCCAGCCACCACACCGGGCGCGGCCCCATTGAGGCGGCGGCCCAGGGCCTCGTCCTCGACCCCGACGACCTCGTCTGGCGGCTCAACCTGGTCACGGTCACCTCCCTGGACATCGACGGAATCATGCGCGACTACTCCTCGGCCCATATCGCCACCGAGGTCTCGCGCCCCATCATCGAAACCCTGCAACAAAAGCTCGGCAACGAGACCTACGTCTTTTACCCGGGCGTGCAGTACCGCCACCTGCTGGTCCAGAAAGGCGGCGCACTCACCGACGACGCGGGACTCCTGATCAACCCGCCCCATGACATCACGGACAAATCCATCAAATACGACCTGCGCGCCCTCTCGCGCAGCGCCCCGCTGTGGGATCTCGTATTCGAGGCCGCAGACCTGCTGGCCGACCGCACCGTCAACACGAGCGCGGCCAACTCCGTCTGGCCGTGGGGCCAGGGCCGCCCGCTCATGCTGCCCGACTTTGGCGACACCTTCGGCCTGCGCGGGGCCGTCATCTCGGCGGTGGACCTGATCAAGGGGCTGGGCAACGCCTCGGGCATGCGCGTGCTCGACATCGAGGGCGCCACCGGCCTGCTCGACACCAACTACCAGGGCAAGGTGGACGCTGCCCTCGACTTTCTCAAGGACCACGACTTCGCCTTTGTCCACCTCGAAGGCCCGGACGAATGCGGCCATGGCGGCAACGCGGCGGACAAGGTGGAGGCCATCAGCCGCTTTGACGCGCGGGTGGTCGCCCCCCTGCGCGCCGCGCTCAAAGGCCAGGACGTGGGTTTCATCATCACCTGCGACCACTTCACCCCCATTGTCGAGCGCACCCACACCACGGACCCTGTCCCCTTCATCATCCATGGCCCCGGTTGCCCCGCGTCGGGCGTGGACGGTTTCAGCGAAGCGACCGCCGACAGCACCGGCCTGCTTCTGGACAAGGGGTTTGAGCTTCTTCCCTTTGCCATGAAGACGCTGGGGATTGGCCAATGA
- a CDS encoding homoserine dehydrogenase: MDVIRLGLAGFGTVGTGLARILDTNGERIAKRLGKRIEIRRVLVRDLTKQRTFDPGTGVAFTTDPDVLVNDPDIDIVVELMGGLDTAKALMLKAFGAGKHVVTANKHLLAVDGLELFEAASASGVGLMFEASCAGGIPIVQTLKENLAGDEVVKMLGIVNGTANYILSEMTTKGMDFTIALSEAQALGYAEADPTFDIEGFDTAHKLCVLIRMAFGVDYPLDELPVQGITTVTPMDIEFARRFGYRIKLLAHAMTSDGRLEAGVHPALVPYTYLLARVGGNYNAVRLEGNAVGPIMLHGQGAGDLPTGSAVLADIMNLARQTTGRCDILDNTGFRNQPIPRADIVPPGESESKFYFRFTVADRTGVMASITRSMADHGVSIAQAVQDGEAGAKGVPLVIISHETRADAAQAVVAEVDAMDFSVEPCVSFRIL; this comes from the coding sequence ATGGATGTGATACGACTCGGCCTGGCTGGCTTCGGCACTGTCGGCACCGGCCTGGCACGGATACTCGACACCAATGGCGAGCGCATCGCCAAGCGGCTTGGCAAACGCATTGAAATACGGCGTGTGCTCGTGCGCGACCTGACCAAACAGCGCACGTTCGACCCAGGCACGGGCGTCGCCTTCACCACTGATCCCGATGTCCTGGTCAACGACCCGGACATCGACATCGTGGTCGAGCTGATGGGCGGGCTGGACACGGCCAAGGCGCTGATGCTCAAGGCGTTTGGTGCAGGCAAGCATGTGGTCACGGCCAACAAGCACCTGCTGGCCGTGGACGGTCTCGAACTCTTCGAGGCGGCCAGCGCCAGCGGCGTGGGCCTCATGTTCGAGGCGAGCTGCGCGGGCGGCATCCCCATCGTCCAGACCCTCAAGGAGAACCTGGCCGGGGACGAGGTCGTCAAGATGCTCGGCATCGTGAACGGCACAGCCAACTACATCCTCTCGGAGATGACCACCAAGGGCATGGACTTCACCATTGCCCTGAGCGAGGCCCAGGCCCTGGGCTATGCCGAGGCGGACCCCACCTTCGACATCGAGGGGTTTGATACTGCCCACAAGCTGTGCGTGCTCATCCGCATGGCCTTTGGGGTGGACTATCCCCTGGACGAACTGCCGGTCCAGGGCATCACCACGGTCACACCCATGGACATCGAGTTCGCCCGCAGATTCGGCTACCGCATCAAGCTGCTGGCCCACGCCATGACCAGCGACGGCAGACTCGAAGCGGGCGTGCACCCGGCGCTGGTGCCCTACACCTACCTGCTGGCCAGGGTGGGCGGCAACTACAACGCCGTGCGCCTGGAAGGCAACGCGGTGGGGCCGATCATGCTCCACGGCCAGGGCGCGGGCGACCTGCCCACGGGCAGCGCCGTGCTGGCCGACATCATGAATCTGGCCCGGCAGACCACCGGGCGGTGCGACATCCTGGACAACACCGGCTTTCGCAACCAGCCCATCCCCAGGGCGGATATCGTCCCGCCCGGAGAGTCGGAATCCAAATTCTACTTCCGCTTCACTGTGGCTGACCGCACCGGCGTCATGGCCTCCATCACCCGGTCCATGGCCGACCACGGGGTGTCCATCGCCCAGGCGGTGCAGGACGGCGAGGCCGGGGCCAAGGGCGTTCCCCTGGTCATCATCAGCCACGAGACACGGGCCGATGCCGCACAGGCCGTGGTGGCCGAGGTGGACGCCATGGACTTCAGCGTCGAACCCTGCGTCAGCTTCAGAATTCTCTAA
- a CDS encoding aminotransferase class I/II-fold pyridoxal phosphate-dependent enzyme — protein MSKFARVDRLPPYVFAQVNELKMKMRHAGADIIDLGMGNPDVPTPKPILDKIAEAAYKPGNSKYSASKGIKGLRRAIRDWYLRRYDVSLDDNQEVCVTMGAKEGLAHLALAMLSPGDVVLAPDPAYPIHPYASIIAGADVRRVPIGPGQDFFENLETAVRHTWPKPKLLIINFPHNPTTQCVELPFFQRIVDFAKEHGLYVVHDLAYADFVFDGYTAPSFMQAEGAKDVGVEFFSMTKSYSMAGMRVGFCVGNQDMVQALTRIKSYLDYGIYQPIQIAATCALNGDLGENPKFTVEDMDQAVKDIMAVYADRRDALCEGLNRIGWAVTPPKATMFLWAPIPDEFKHMGSVEFSKMLLQEAEVAVSPGLGFGEYGDDHVRFSFVENRHRTNQAVRNLRKFFGKG, from the coding sequence ATGTCCAAATTCGCGAGAGTCGATCGACTGCCTCCCTACGTCTTCGCCCAGGTCAACGAACTGAAGATGAAAATGCGCCACGCAGGCGCGGATATCATCGACCTGGGCATGGGCAACCCTGATGTGCCCACCCCCAAACCCATCCTCGACAAGATCGCCGAGGCGGCATACAAACCAGGAAACTCCAAATATTCAGCATCAAAAGGCATCAAGGGGCTGAGGAGAGCGATCCGCGACTGGTACCTGCGCCGCTATGACGTCTCCCTCGACGACAACCAGGAAGTGTGCGTGACCATGGGTGCCAAGGAAGGACTGGCCCACCTGGCCCTGGCCATGCTCAGCCCCGGCGACGTGGTGCTCGCCCCGGACCCGGCCTATCCCATCCACCCCTACGCTTCCATCATCGCGGGCGCGGACGTGCGCCGCGTGCCCATCGGCCCGGGCCAGGACTTTTTCGAGAATCTGGAGACCGCTGTCCGCCACACCTGGCCCAAGCCCAAGCTCCTGATCATCAACTTCCCGCACAACCCGACCACCCAGTGTGTGGAGTTGCCCTTCTTCCAGCGCATCGTCGACTTCGCCAAGGAGCACGGGCTGTACGTCGTCCACGACCTTGCCTACGCGGACTTCGTGTTCGACGGCTACACCGCCCCGAGCTTCATGCAGGCCGAAGGGGCCAAGGACGTTGGCGTCGAATTCTTCTCCATGACCAAGAGCTACTCCATGGCCGGCATGCGCGTGGGCTTTTGCGTGGGCAACCAGGACATGGTCCAGGCCCTGACCCGCATCAAGAGCTACCTCGACTACGGCATCTACCAGCCCATCCAGATCGCGGCCACCTGCGCCCTCAACGGCGACCTGGGCGAGAACCCCAAGTTCACGGTCGAGGACATGGATCAGGCCGTCAAGGACATCATGGCCGTGTACGCCGATCGGCGCGACGCCCTGTGCGAGGGCCTCAACCGCATCGGCTGGGCCGTGACCCCGCCCAAGGCGACCATGTTCCTGTGGGCGCCCATCCCGGATGAATTCAAGCACATGGGCTCGGTCGAATTCTCCAAGATGCTCCTGCAGGAGGCGGAGGTGGCTGTCTCCCCCGGCCTCGGCTTTGGCGAATACGGCGACGACCATGTCCGGTTCAGCTTTGTGGAGAACCGCCACCGTACCAACCAGGCCGTGCGCAATCTCCGGAAATTCTTCGGAAAGGGTTAA
- a CDS encoding branched-chain amino acid transaminase translates to MVQKSETIWFDGKQVPWDEANVHVLTHTLHYGAGVFEGIRAYECADGSSEVFRLEEHMIRLVNSAKILGIKVPYTVAELCAAATETLKRNKLAGAYLRPLVFIGDGVMGVHPGNNPIRTVIATWPWGAYLGDEALEKGIKIKTSTFARHHVNVMMTKAKACGNYVNSVLAKTEAVADGYHEAVLLDTTGHVSEGSGENIFMVVNDVIYTPHSDGVLGGLTRDSIITLATDLGYEVREEPITRDMLYIADEVFFTGTAAELTPVSSIDRREIGEGKAGPVAKLLQTEYFKIVKGENSDYEHWLHRYTI, encoded by the coding sequence ATGGTTCAGAAATCGGAAACCATCTGGTTCGACGGCAAACAGGTCCCCTGGGACGAGGCCAATGTCCACGTCCTGACTCATACACTGCACTACGGCGCGGGCGTTTTCGAGGGCATCAGGGCCTACGAGTGTGCCGACGGCAGCTCCGAGGTCTTCCGCCTTGAAGAACACATGATCCGTCTCGTGAACTCGGCCAAGATCCTCGGCATCAAGGTGCCCTACACCGTGGCCGAGCTATGCGCCGCCGCCACCGAAACCCTGAAGCGCAACAAGCTGGCCGGGGCCTACCTGCGCCCGCTGGTCTTCATCGGCGACGGCGTCATGGGCGTGCATCCGGGCAACAACCCCATCCGCACCGTCATCGCCACCTGGCCCTGGGGCGCCTATCTTGGCGACGAGGCCCTGGAAAAGGGCATCAAGATCAAGACCAGCACCTTTGCCCGCCATCATGTCAATGTCATGATGACCAAGGCCAAGGCGTGCGGCAACTACGTCAACTCCGTGCTGGCCAAGACCGAGGCCGTTGCCGACGGCTACCACGAGGCCGTGCTCCTCGACACCACCGGCCATGTGTCCGAGGGGTCTGGCGAGAACATCTTCATGGTGGTCAACGATGTCATCTACACCCCGCACTCCGACGGTGTGCTGGGCGGTCTGACCCGCGACTCCATCATCACCCTGGCCACGGACCTGGGCTATGAGGTGCGCGAGGAGCCCATTACCCGTGACATGCTTTACATCGCGGACGAGGTCTTCTTTACCGGCACCGCCGCCGAGCTGACCCCGGTCAGTTCCATCGACCGCCGCGAGATCGGCGAGGGCAAGGCCGGGCCGGTGGCCAAGCTGCTCCAGACCGAGTACTTCAAGATCGTCAAGGGCGAGAATTCCGACTACGAGCACTGGCTCCACCGCTACACCATCTAG